Proteins from a single region of Streptomyces glaucescens:
- a CDS encoding DUF4287 domain-containing protein — MTAAAAKGPASYFPSIEKKYGRPIAEWKQIIRSSGLTRHMELVGMLKTEHGLGHGHANALVAHTLAEGL; from the coding sequence ATGACCGCAGCCGCAGCGAAGGGCCCCGCCAGCTACTTCCCCTCCATCGAGAAGAAGTACGGCCGTCCGATCGCCGAGTGGAAGCAGATCATCCGCTCGTCCGGACTGACCCGCCACATGGAACTCGTCGGCATGCTCAAGACCGAGCACGGCCTCGGGCACGGCCACGCCAACGCGCTCGTCGCCCACACCCTCGCCGAAGGACTCTAG
- a CDS encoding ATP-binding cassette domain-containing protein, with the protein MSRQSASAAPRSSSPVPHIADSHDLIRVHGARENNLKDVSVEIPKRRLTVFTGVSGSGKSSLVFDTIAAESQRLINETYSAFVQGFMPTLARPEVDVLDGLTTVISVDQSRMGADPRSTVGTATDANAMLRILFSRLGDPHIGPPSAYSFNTASVRASGAITVQRGAKTKAEKATFERTGGMCPRCEGRGSVTDFDLTQLYDAGKSLREGALTVPGYSVDGWYGRIYSGCGFFDPDKPIREFGERELHDLLYKEPTKIKVEGINLTYEGLIPKIQKSFLAKDKEAMQPHIRAFVERAVTFTTCPECDGTRLSEGARSSKIEGISIADACAMEIRDLAQWVRGLDEPSVAPLLTALQNTLDSFVEIGLGYLSLERPAGTLSGGEAQRVKMIRHLGSSLTDVTYVFDEPTSGLHPHDIQRMNELLLRLRDKGNTVLVVEHKPEVIAIADHVVDLGPGAGTAGGTVCFEGTVDGLRASDTVTGRHLDDRASLKESVREPAGVLEIRGAKANNLQGVDVDIPLGVLVAVTGVAGSGKSSLLHGSIPADSGVVSVDQAPIRGSRRSNPATYTGLLDPIRKAFAKANGVKPALFSANSEGACPSCNGAGVVYTDLAMMAGVATTCEDCEGRRFQASVLEYRLGGRDISEVLAMPVAEAEEFFGAGEARTPAAHKILTRLADVGLGYLTLGQPLTTLSGGERQRLKLATHMAEKGGIYVLDEPTTGLHLADVEQLLGLLDRLVDSGKSVIVIEHHQAVMAHADWIIDLGPGAGHDGGRIVFEGTPGDLVAARSTLTAEHLAAYVGA; encoded by the coding sequence ATGAGCCGCCAGTCCGCCAGCGCCGCACCGCGTTCCTCGTCCCCCGTCCCGCACATCGCGGACAGTCATGATCTGATCCGGGTGCACGGCGCCCGGGAGAACAACCTGAAGGACGTGAGCGTCGAGATACCGAAGCGGCGGCTCACGGTGTTCACCGGTGTCTCCGGCTCGGGCAAGAGCTCGCTGGTGTTCGACACGATCGCCGCGGAGTCGCAGCGGCTGATCAACGAGACGTACAGCGCCTTCGTGCAGGGGTTCATGCCCACCCTGGCGCGGCCCGAGGTCGACGTGCTGGACGGGCTGACCACCGTGATCAGTGTGGACCAGTCGAGGATGGGCGCCGATCCGCGGTCGACGGTGGGCACCGCCACCGACGCCAACGCGATGCTGCGGATCCTGTTCAGCCGGCTGGGCGACCCGCACATCGGGCCGCCCAGCGCGTACTCGTTCAACACCGCGTCGGTGCGGGCGAGCGGGGCCATCACCGTGCAGCGCGGGGCGAAGACGAAGGCGGAGAAGGCGACGTTCGAGCGCACCGGCGGCATGTGCCCGCGGTGCGAGGGGCGGGGGTCGGTCACCGACTTCGACCTCACCCAGCTGTACGACGCCGGCAAGTCGCTGCGCGAGGGCGCGCTGACGGTCCCCGGGTACAGCGTCGACGGCTGGTACGGCCGGATCTACAGCGGCTGCGGCTTCTTCGACCCGGACAAGCCGATCCGTGAGTTCGGCGAGCGGGAGCTGCACGACCTGCTGTACAAGGAGCCGACCAAGATCAAGGTGGAGGGCATCAACCTCACCTACGAGGGGCTGATCCCGAAGATCCAGAAGTCCTTCCTGGCGAAGGACAAGGAGGCGATGCAGCCGCACATCCGGGCCTTCGTGGAGCGGGCGGTCACCTTCACCACCTGCCCCGAGTGCGACGGCACCCGGCTGAGCGAGGGGGCCCGGTCGTCGAAGATCGAGGGGATCAGCATCGCGGACGCCTGCGCGATGGAGATCCGGGACCTCGCGCAGTGGGTGCGCGGGCTCGACGAGCCGTCCGTGGCGCCGCTGCTCACCGCGCTGCAGAACACCCTCGACTCGTTCGTGGAGATCGGGCTCGGCTACCTGTCGCTGGAGCGGCCCGCGGGCACGCTGTCGGGCGGTGAGGCGCAGCGCGTGAAGATGATCCGGCACCTCGGGTCCTCGCTCACCGATGTGACGTACGTCTTCGACGAGCCGACCAGCGGTCTGCACCCGCACGACATCCAGCGGATGAACGAGCTGCTGCTGCGGCTGCGCGACAAGGGCAACACCGTCCTCGTGGTCGAGCACAAGCCGGAGGTCATCGCGATCGCCGACCATGTCGTCGACCTGGGTCCCGGCGCCGGTACGGCGGGCGGCACCGTCTGCTTCGAGGGCACCGTGGACGGGCTGCGGGCGAGCGACACCGTCACCGGCCGGCACCTGGACGACCGGGCGTCGCTGAAGGAGTCGGTGCGCGAGCCGGCCGGCGTGCTGGAGATCCGCGGGGCGAAGGCGAACAACCTCCAGGGGGTCGACGTCGACATCCCGCTCGGGGTGCTGGTCGCGGTGACCGGTGTCGCCGGGTCCGGCAAGAGTTCGCTGCTGCACGGGTCGATCCCGGCCGACTCGGGGGTCGTCTCGGTCGACCAGGCGCCTATCCGGGGGTCGCGGCGCAGCAATCCGGCGACGTACACGGGGCTGCTGGACCCGATCCGGAAGGCGTTCGCCAAGGCCAACGGTGTGAAGCCGGCGCTGTTCAGCGCGAATTCCGAGGGCGCGTGCCCGTCCTGCAACGGCGCCGGGGTCGTCTACACCGACCTGGCGATGATGGCCGGGGTCGCCACCACCTGCGAGGACTGCGAGGGGCGGCGGTTCCAGGCGTCGGTGCTGGAGTACCGGCTCGGCGGGCGGGACATCAGCGAGGTGCTGGCGATGCCGGTGGCCGAGGCGGAGGAGTTCTTCGGCGCCGGTGAGGCCCGGACGCCCGCCGCCCACAAGATCCTCACCCGGCTCGCCGACGTCGGGCTCGGCTACCTCACCCTGGGGCAGCCGCTCACCACGCTGTCCGGCGGTGAGCGGCAGCGGCTGAAGCTGGCCACGCACATGGCGGAGAAGGGCGGCATCTACGTCCTCGACGAGCCGACCACGGGTCTGCACCTCGCCGATGTCGAGCAGTTGCTCGGCCTGCTGGACCGGCTGGTGGACTCCGGCAAGTCGGTCATCGTGATCGAGCACCACCAGGCGGTGATGGCGCACGCCGACTGGATCATCGACCTCGGGCCCGGTGCCGGTCACGACGGTGGCCGGATCGTCTTCGAGGGCACGCCGGGCGATCTGGTCGCGGCACGCTCCACCCTCACGGCGGAGCACCTGGCGGCGTACGTCGGCGCCTGA